The stretch of DNA GCCATCGACATTACCTTTTACCGCGATGACCTCGACAAAATTAAAACCCGCACGCCGGCTAAAACTAAAATCCCCATGGAGCTATCGGGCAAAACGGTTGTGTTGGTCGATGACGTGATCTACAGCGGCAGGACGATTCGCGCCGCCCTGAATGCGGTGAATGACTACGGCCGCCCTGATGTGATTTGGTTAGTAACGCTGGTGGATCGAGGGCATCGCGAGTTGCCCATCCATCCTGATTTCACCGGCAGATGCCTGCCCACGGCCCGC from Candidatus Obscuribacterales bacterium encodes:
- the pyrR gene encoding bifunctional pyr operon transcriptional regulator/uracil phosphoribosyltransferase PyrR; this translates as MSPKVVEILSDDEIRRTLTRLASQVIERIGDVSKLALLGIYTRGVPLATMLAQQIEQLEGQAVPVGAIDITFYRDDLDKIKTRTPAKTKIPMELSGKTVVLVDDVIYSGRTIRAALNAVNDYGRPDVIWLVTLVDRGHRELPIHPDFTGRCLPTAR